The genomic interval CACGATCACCCCCCTCGGCGCGTTCCCGAAGACGGCCCGGTTCCGCGTCGTCGGCGTTTCCGAGTCGGGGATGTACGAGTACGACGCCACCTTCGCCTACGTCGACATCGAGGAGGCCGGACGCCTGCTGGGAATGGAAGGGCGCGCCACGGGGGTGGAGGTCAAGGTGAGGGACATCTACGCCGCCGCCGCCGTCGCGCAGCGGATCCGGTCGACCCTCGGGTATCCGTTCTGGGCGAAGGACTGGATGCAGAACAACCGAAACCTCTTCTCCGCCCTGAAGCTCGAAAAGGTGGTGATGTTCGTCATTCTCGTCCTCATCGTGATGGTCGCGGCCTTCAACATCATCTCCACCCTGATCATGGTCGTGATGGAGAAGACGAAGGACATCGCGGTCCTGATGACGCTGGGGGCGACGCGCCGCTCGATCCGGAGGATCTTCGCCATCGAGGGACTGATCATCGGGGTGGCCGGGACGGCGACCGGGACCGCGCTCGGCGCGCTGCTGTGCGCCCTGCTCCAGCGGTACCGGTTCATCCGGCTCCCGAGCGACGTCTACTACATCTCGACCCTGCCTGTCGCCCTCGACGCGGGGACCATCCTCCTCGTGGTGGCCAGCTCCATCCTGATCTGCTTCCTCGCCACCCTGTATCCCGCGTTTCAGGCGTCCCGCGTGGACCCCGCGGAGGCGATCCGGTATGAGTGAAACGCCCGCCCTGCAGGCCGAGGAGGTGCGGAAGGTGTTCCGCCGCGACGGGTACGACATCGAGGTGCTGAAGGGAGTCTCCCTCTCCCTCGCGCGGGGGGAGACGGCGGGGGTGGTCGGCATTTCCGGCGCCGGAAAGACGACGCTGCTCCAGATCCTCGGGACCCTCGACCGCGCGACCTCCGGGAGGGTGCTGTACGGAGGGAAAGACGTGACGGATCTGCCCGCGGACGAGATGGCCGCCTTCCGGAATCGCTCCGTCGGATTCGTCTTCCAGTCCCACAACCTCCTGCCGGAATTCAGCGTCCTCGAAAACGTGACGCTGCCGTGCCTGATCGCCCGGATGGACCCCGCGGAGGCGCGCCGGCGGGCCATCGCGCTGCTCGGGGAGGTCGGCCTCTCGGAGAGGGTCGCGCACCGGACCGGGGAGATCTCCGGCGGAGAGCAGCAGCGCACGGCGATCTGCCGGGCCCTCGTGATGGAGCCGTCGGTCCTGCTGGCCGACGAGCCGACCGGAAACCTCGATCGGGCGACGGCGTCCGGCGTGGTCGACCTTCTCCTCTCGCTCAACCGGTCCCGGGGTCTCTCCCTGCTCATGGTGACGCACAACGACCAGGTCGCGTCCCGCCTTCATCGCGTGATCCGGATCGACGACGGGAGGATTGCCTTATGAGGAGAAAT from Deltaproteobacteria bacterium carries:
- a CDS encoding ABC transporter ATP-binding protein translates to MSETPALQAEEVRKVFRRDGYDIEVLKGVSLSLARGETAGVVGISGAGKTTLLQILGTLDRATSGRVLYGGKDVTDLPADEMAAFRNRSVGFVFQSHNLLPEFSVLENVTLPCLIARMDPAEARRRAIALLGEVGLSERVAHRTGEISGGEQQRTAICRALVMEPSVLLADEPTGNLDRATASGVVDLLLSLNRSRGLSLLMVTHNDQVASRLHRVIRIDDGRIAL
- a CDS encoding lipoprotein-releasing ABC transporter permease subunit; translation: MRLPVEFYIARKYLLAKRKQTFISIITFISIGGVTVGVMALIIVLAVMSGFERELKERILGATAHVHVTSLNGSFENPLAVTEVVRKVDGVVAASPYIFTQMMIASGSGAVGGVLRGVDTATVGDVTRLRRDLKVGRLEDLRRVTKDGLPGAILGKELAGNLGVGPGDVIEVLVPGGTITPLGAFPKTARFRVVGVSESGMYEYDATFAYVDIEEAGRLLGMEGRATGVEVKVRDIYAAAAVAQRIRSTLGYPFWAKDWMQNNRNLFSALKLEKVVMFVILVLIVMVAAFNIISTLIMVVMEKTKDIAVLMTLGATRRSIRRIFAIEGLIIGVAGTATGTALGALLCALLQRYRFIRLPSDVYYISTLPVALDAGTILLVVASSILICFLATLYPAFQASRVDPAEAIRYE